Proteins encoded together in one Microcaecilia unicolor chromosome 3, aMicUni1.1, whole genome shotgun sequence window:
- the LOC115464624 gene encoding tigger transposable element-derived protein 4-like — MEQRKSKTLTLCERIEVLKKLKNGQSQASIAREYGVNPSQISRISKREHQILGDWRSNRNPQRKRKRAGKAEEVEEALLRWFSQFKATVGWLERWKRRNNITFKKQHGERQDADDSGAENWVVSVLPSILNEYAPRDIFNADETGLYWRAIPDGTLAFKQATPTGSKASKERLTILLCCNMDGGEKLEPLVIGKSKQPRCFKNVKRLPVSYRANANSWMTGNLWKQWLKDLNTRMRAQKRPILLLCDNSAAHNAPARLSHVKLVFLPPNTTSLIQPLDQGIIANFKAHYRALLLRRLMGLMDGQTGDNKRAIELSLLDSLHLQKEAWNWVTQATIIKCYRRARFFKDAGRDQTDAAMASVADQQAADIPAGLSKEQFHRYVAVDCSIQTAGDSTDVELCACKQATATDEASDQMSSEAPIQQPPAIFATALEGLSTIRAYLENTGCQSYERFYRLADLIYETQRHRSVQRTITDYFKKAK; from the exons ATGGAGCAACGCAAAAGTAAGACTTTAACCTTGTGTGAAAGAATAGAAGTgctgaagaaattaaaaaacGGGCAGAGCCAGGCATCTATTGCCCGAGAATATGGTGTGAACCCCAGTCAAATTTCGCGAATCTCGAAGCGGGAACACCAGATTCTGGGAGACTGGCGAAGCAACAGAAACCCACAACGGAAACGTAAGCGGGCGGGAAAGGCTGAGGAGGTTGAGGAGGCTCTCCTTCGGTGGTTTTCAcag TTCAAAGCCACTGTCGGGTGGCTGGAAAGGTGGAAAAGAAGGAACAATATCACATTTAAGAAGCAGCACGGTGAGAGGCAGGATGCTGATGACTCGGGGGCTGAAAATTGGGTGGTGTCGGTCCTTCCTTCCATCCTGAACGAGTATGCACCTCGGGACATTTTCAACGCCGATGAAACCGGCCTCTACTGGCGGGCCATTCCTGATGGCACACTGGCATTCAAGCAGGCCACACCTACGGGAAGCAAAGCGTCCAAGGAACGACTGACCATCCTCctatgctgcaatatggatgggggtGAGAAGCTGGAACCCCTGGTCATCgggaagagcaaacagccccgttgcttcaagaacgtGAAGCGGCTCCCTGTGTCATACCGGGCGAATGCCAATTCGTGGATGACTGGGAacctttggaagcagtggctaaaggatTTAAACACCAGAATGAGGGCACAGAAGCGTCCCATTTTGCTGCTCTGCGACAATTCTGCTGCTCACAATGCTCCTGCCAGGCTGTCTCATGTTAAGCTGGTCTTCCTGCCTCCAAACACTACCTCGCTGATCCAACCATTGGATCAGGGCATCATAGCCAATTTTAAAGCCCATTATCGTGCTCTTCTTCTAAGGCGTCTGATGGGCCTTATGGACGGACAGACTGGTGATAACAAACGTGCCATTGAACTGTCCCTGTTGGATTCCCTGCacctgcagaaagaagcctggaattggGTCACACAGGCAACCATCATCAAATGCTACAGGCGGGCACGCTTTTTCAAGGATGCGGGCAGGGACCAAACGGATGCAGCCATGGCCAGCGTGGCAGATCAACAAGCtgctgacatcccagccggtctTAGCAAAGAGCAGTTCCACCGATACGTAGCTGTCGATTGCAGTATACAGACAGCCGGTGACAGCACGGATGTCGAGCTCTGCGCCTGCAAGCAGGCAACGGCCACTGATGAAGCAAGCGATcagatgagcagcgaggcaccGATCCAACAACCTCCTGCCATTTTCGCTACAGCACTGGAGGGTCTCAGCACCATTAGGGCCTACCTGGAGAACACTGGGTGTCAGAGCTATGAAcgattttaccgtctggcagacttaATCTACGAAACCCAAAGACACCGTAGTGTGCAGAGGACTATCACTGACTATTTTAAGAAAGCCAAATAA